ACTCTCATAAGCGAACTCGTAACGAGTATGAGCTAATTCACTGTAGGCCGCGGTTAAAGTCGCCTCACTTCCTTCACCTTCCATGCTGAGCGCCCTGCGTCGCCTTGCTGCGTTCTGCCTCTGTCTCGCTCTCTGCTTCGGCCTGGCCGCCTGCAGTGGCGGCGCCAAGGCCAAGCCTGCCACCATCAGTCCCGACGACATGGCGGTGATTCGTCGCCAAGTTGAGGGATTTACAGCTGCAAAAGAACGGCTTCCTGAATTGGCCCAACTCGTGAATCAGCGCGACTGGACGTTCACCCGCAACTTGATCCATGGCCCCATGCAGGAAGTGGGACGAGAAATGCTTTACATCAATCAGCGCCTGCTTCCCCAAGACCGTGCCAATGCCAATGCACTGGCTGCCTCGCTGAAGGATGCCCTGGCCGATCTCGATGAGGCTGCCCGGCTGCAAGA
The sequence above is a segment of the Synechococcus sp. PROS-7-1 genome. Coding sequences within it:
- the psbQ gene encoding photosystem II protein PsbQ → MLSALRRLAAFCLCLALCFGLAACSGGAKAKPATISPDDMAVIRRQVEGFTAAKERLPELAQLVNQRDWTFTRNLIHGPMQEVGREMLYINQRLLPQDRANANALAASLKDALADLDEAARLQDGARLQKAYVAVATGFSNYSQVIPAQALS